The DNA segment CCCGTGGTTCCGATGCCGCTGGTTCCGCCGTGGATCAGTAATTTTTCACCCGGTTGAAGTTTGCCCAAATGAAAGACGTTGAACCAAACCGTAAAAACCGTTTCTGGAATTGCCGCAGCTTCGGTTAAACTGATTCCTTCCGGGATGGGAAGACAATGAGAACTGTCGACCACCACATATTCGGCATAACCGCCGTCTGCAATAAGTGCGCAAACATTATCGCCGACTTTTTTATCTTTTAAAGCAGAACCGATTTCTGTTATTTCGCCGGAAACTTCTAAGCCGGGAATTAAAGTGGTCGGCGAACCTTTGCCGTAAGTGGCTGTGTTTTGTCGCGTGATAATATCGCTGCGATTGACTCCGGCAGCTTTTACTTTAATAAGAACCTGGTTTTCTGTCGGTGATGGTTGTGGAGTTTCCTGTAATTGTAAAACTTCCGGTCCGCCGGATTTTGTGATATGGATTGCTTTCATTTATTCTTTTTATGGATTGACCTTAAAGGTAAAAAAATGTTACTGGAATCGAAAGAAAGTATAAATGAAATTAGTAAAACTTCAAAAGGAAAACTTATGTTTTGGACTTAATTAACTGAAATAGGAGCTTAGATTTAATCTTCAGATTCGTAATCAATCCATTCAAACTTAGATTTTCCGTTTTCAGATATTGTTAGATGAAAATCATTTTCAAAATCGGTGTTGGGAATGGATAAAATTCCTACGAAAATGAGGTCGTTATTTTCTTCATTAAGTGATTCAAACCTAAAATCTTTAATGGTGGCCTTGTTAATAAATTCGTAGAAATTCCCTTTTGGAAAGTCTTTTTTCAAAAAAGATTGATTGAAAATAACTGCGTTATCCCGTTCTATTTTAATAGTGCTTTCCATTTCGGGATAATAATTTCTGACTACAATAGAATCCGCTAAGTAAAAATCCTGATAAATATATTTTTCGTAAATATTCTTATTGGTTACGGAGATTTTCAAATTTCCTATTAAAGTATCTCGAGTTACATTGTAGACAATCTGTTCGTTTCTTTTTAAAGTGTCAATTTTAAAAGTGTCTTTATTAAGCGTTTGAACGTTTACAACTTTTTCTTCTAGTTTCTCATTGTCGTTTTTTGAAGAACACGCAAAGATGGATAGGATCAAAAAGGAAGCAGTAAGGAGGTTGAGTATTTTTATCATGGTCTTCGTTGAAAAATTCGTCACACATTTTGTTTTTTATAAATACAATTAGGGAATCACTTTATATATTGTATTGTCATTATTTCCAAAAACTTCTTTTTGAATAAGTTTTGCTAAATCGACCGTTTCCGTGATACTCGTGTTTGTTTTTAGACTTAGATAGGGGATTCTGTCCAGTTTTTCTGTTTCAAACATGATATTGTTTTTCGAAGCAAAATCTTCTAATAGTTGTAAATAAGGAAGCTGAATCTTTTTAAGTGCTCTAAACTCTATGTTAAAATTCTGGTCATTCCGGACAAAAAAGAGACTGTCGTATTCATTTGCAGTGATTCCAATAAAATTAAAGTCGGTTTTTCCCTCCAGGACCAGGTTGAGTTCTTCAGCTAACTCATCCAATTGAATTTGCTTTGCCGTAAATCGATCTCTGCGTTTTTCAGTGCCAGTATTTGTAGCAAACGTTTTGACGCTGTTGATAAGGGATTTAAAAATATTCATACTGATTTAGTTTTTAGTCGAACGCTGTTACTTTCTTTTTGCTTTCTGTAATTCAAGACGGAAAACCTTACTGTCTTCTAAAAGTTCTGCCTCTTTACTTTTCTTATCCATTTTAGTGAAAATCTCTTTTCCAGTTTGCTTGATTGAAAATAGTTTGGAGTTTTCAAAATAAAATCGACCTGTGTAAACGGATTCTAATTTTGTGTGATCCAATCCAGTTACTTGATTTGATTGATCTTTTATTTCTGCAAATTGATCCTGCTTTTCAAAAACGAAAATTAGTTCATCGTTTGAAAAGAAATATTCGGAGGTTTTCAATCCGTAAGAAAGTCCGATACTGTAAACTATTTTTTTTAGTTTTCCATTTTTATAATAACCGGAAAGCTCTTGTCCGCCATCAGTGGATTCGTTTTTTATGTTCACAAAATAGTCGTTATCTAATTTTTTGATCTGATAACTTTTTTCTGTGTTGATTGCTTCAACCTTTTTGCGAAA comes from the Chryseobacterium sp. SNU WT5 genome and includes:
- a CDS encoding DUF4738 domain-containing protein; translation: MIKILNLLTASFLILSIFACSSKNDNEKLEEKVVNVQTLNKDTFKIDTLKRNEQIVYNVTRDTLIGNLKISVTNKNIYEKYIYQDFYLADSIVVRNYYPEMESTIKIERDNAVIFNQSFLKKDFPKGNFYEFINKATIKDFRFESLNEENNDLIFVGILSIPNTDFENDFHLTISENGKSKFEWIDYESED